The following are encoded together in the Bubalus kerabau isolate K-KA32 ecotype Philippines breed swamp buffalo chromosome 3, PCC_UOA_SB_1v2, whole genome shotgun sequence genome:
- the PNRC2 gene encoding proline-rich nuclear receptor coactivator 2, producing MGGGERYNIPAPQTRNVSKNQQQLSRQKTKDQNSQMKIVHKKKERGHTYNSSSAAWQAMQNGGKNKNFPNNQNWNSSLSSPTLLFKSQTNQNYAGAKFSEPPSPSVLPKPPSHWVPVSFNPSDKEMMTFQLKTLLKVQV from the coding sequence ATGGGTGGTGGAGAGAGGTATAACATTCCAGCCCCTCAAACTAGAAATGTTAGTAAGAACCAACAACAGCTTAGTAGACAGAAGACCAAGGATCAGAATTCCCAAATGAAGATTGTtcacaagaaaaaggaaagaggacaTACTTACAATTCATCATCAGCTGCATGGCAGGCCATGCAAAATGGGGGGAAGAACAAAAATTTTCCAAACAATCAAAACTGGAACTCTAGCTTATCAAGTCCCACCTTACTTTTTAAGTCTCAAACTAATCAGAACTATGCCGGGGCCAAATTTAGTGAGCCGCCATCACCAAGTGTTCTTCCTAAACCACCAAGCCACTGGGTTCCTGTTTCCTTTAATCCTTCTGATAAAGAAATGATGACATTTCAACTTAAAACCTTACTTAAAGTACAGGTATAA